GAAACACTTGGCGGTTCATCCAATATGGGAATCTTCGATCCTTATTTCGTTGCCGAGTACAACTTCTACTGCGATACGTACGGACTTGATACGATCTCCTTCTCAACAGGAACATCCTTTGTCATGGAATGTTACGAAGCAGGTGTTCTTGATAAGGAGAAAACCGGAGGGCTTGAAATCCCCTTCGGAGCCAAAAAAGCAGTTCTTGAGCTTCTTCACCAGATAGGTCGAGGCGAAGGCTTCGGTCTTATTGCCGGTAAGGGCATCCGCTACATGAAGAAGTACTTCGTAGATAATTTCGGTGCTGATCCGGGTTTTGTGTTTGACATCGGCATGGAAGCCAAGGGTATGGAATATTCGGAATATGTGACCAAGGAATCCCTTGCCCAGCAGGGCGGCTACGGCATAGCCCTTAAAGGCGCCCAGCATGATGAAGCATGGCTCATCTTCATGGACATGGTTAACAAACAGATACCAACCTTTGAGGATAAGGCGGAAGCCCTTCATTACTTCCCCATGTGGAGAACCTGGTTCGGCCTTTGCGGTTTATGCAAACTTCCGTGGAACGATGTTGAACCTTCGGATAACGCTGAAACAGATGAACCGGCGAAAGTCCCGGCACACGTCCAGGGGTATTGCGAGTTCTTTGAAGGTGTAACAGGGAAACCTCAGACCATGGACAGCCTGATAAGGATGTCCGAGAAAGTTTACAACTTCCAGCGAGTGTTCAACCTGAAAATGGGCTTCGGCAGACGCGAACATGATGTAATACCTTACAGATCCGCAGGCCCTGTCACAGTCGAGGAATATGAATCACGTCAGGAAAGGTACGACACTCAGCTTCGCGAAGACGCGGGCATCGATCCCACGGGAATGTCCTCTGAAGAGAAGGTTGCCCATACGCGCAAATACAGGGAAGCACAGTACGAACATCTGCTGGATGCAGTATACAGGCGCAGGGGTTGGACAAATAATGGTGTTCCGACTGTCGCCAAGCTCATGGAACTCGGAGTGGATTTCCCCGATGTAATCGAGCTTGTCAGGAAGCACGGAGGCTAATCGAATAAAGGGCGGGAACTGATTACGTTCCCGCCTGTTCAACAATCATGATAACCGTTAATGGATTAACACTCGACTGGTATGAAGGTAAAACCGTCCGTGATGTTATTAAGGAAATGAATTACCTCTTCCCCCTTCTTATCGCACGGATTAACGGTGTACTCATTCCGAGG
The sequence above is a segment of the Candidatus Aegiribacteria sp. genome. Coding sequences within it:
- a CDS encoding aldehyde ferredoxin oxidoreductase C-terminal domain-containing protein, with product ETLGGSSNMGIFDPYFVAEYNFYCDTYGLDTISFSTGTSFVMECYEAGVLDKEKTGGLEIPFGAKKAVLELLHQIGRGEGFGLIAGKGIRYMKKYFVDNFGADPGFVFDIGMEAKGMEYSEYVTKESLAQQGGYGIALKGAQHDEAWLIFMDMVNKQIPTFEDKAEALHYFPMWRTWFGLCGLCKLPWNDVEPSDNAETDEPAKVPAHVQGYCEFFEGVTGKPQTMDSLIRMSEKVYNFQRVFNLKMGFGRREHDVIPYRSAGPVTVEEYESRQERYDTQLREDAGIDPTGMSSEEKVAHTRKYREAQYEHLLDAVYRRRGWTNNGVPTVAKLMELGVDFPDVIELVRKHGG
- the thiS gene encoding sulfur carrier protein ThiS encodes the protein MITVNGLTLDWYEGKTVRDVIKEMNYLFPLLIARINGVLIPRDKYDSTEIPDEATVDIIHLMSGG